From Candidatus Nitricoxidivorans perseverans, the proteins below share one genomic window:
- the recX gene encoding recombination regulator RecX, with the protein MNELRELRRRALALLTRREHSRAEIAARLAPRGTREDIETVLAGLEQQGLLSDARFAESYVRSHAARLGAARLRQTLRAKGVADELIEARVGELPDEIGRAHEIWNRKFGAAPSDAREWAKQARFLQGRGFSVEIIRKLLKEIGA; encoded by the coding sequence GTGAATGAACTGCGGGAACTACGGAGACGGGCGCTCGCGCTGTTGACGAGGCGCGAGCATTCCCGTGCGGAAATCGCCGCCAGGCTTGCCCCACGCGGCACCAGGGAAGACATCGAAACCGTGCTCGCCGGTCTGGAACAACAGGGGTTGCTCTCCGACGCCCGCTTTGCGGAAAGCTATGTGCGCAGCCACGCGGCTCGCCTGGGCGCCGCGCGGCTGCGCCAGACCCTGCGCGCGAAGGGCGTCGCCGACGAACTGATCGAGGCCAGGGTGGGCGAATTGCCGGACGAGATCGGGCGGGCGCATGAAATATGGAACAGGAAATTCGGGGCCGCGCCCAGTGATGCCCGCGAATGGGCGAAGCAGGCCCGTTTCCTCCAGGGGCGGGGGTTCTCCGTCGAAATCATCCGCAAGCTGCTGAAGGAAATCGGGGCATGA
- a CDS encoding site-specific DNA-methyltransferase has product MALKTEIVQGDCVEELRHYPDDFFDLIVTSPPYADRRQHTYGGIKPEQYVDWFIGRSAEFLRVLKPTGSFVLNIKEKAENGERHTYVIELILALRQQGWLWTDEYIWHKRNCYPGKWPNRFRDAWERCLHFTKSRKFKMNQESVMVPMGDWADARLKSLGKNDVVRFDSQVGSGFGKNIANWAQRTMAYPTNVLHLATECGNKNHSAAFPRALPEWFIKLFTDEGDWVLDPFAGSGTTLEVAKSLGRNAVGIDILFEYCEMARETVLGNQYQLLEERARYAVTNQETNGRVHRKKHSKLPSEAPGKPRRAKA; this is encoded by the coding sequence ATGGCCCTTAAAACCGAAATCGTACAAGGGGACTGTGTCGAGGAACTGAGACACTATCCGGATGATTTTTTTGATCTGATCGTCACTTCGCCGCCCTATGCCGACCGCCGCCAACACACATACGGCGGCATCAAGCCTGAACAATATGTCGACTGGTTCATCGGACGCTCCGCCGAGTTCTTGCGCGTCCTCAAACCCACCGGTTCATTCGTACTCAACATCAAGGAAAAGGCCGAGAACGGGGAGCGCCATACCTATGTGATTGAACTCATTTTGGCCCTGCGCCAACAGGGATGGCTATGGACTGATGAATACATTTGGCACAAACGCAACTGCTATCCAGGCAAATGGCCGAACCGCTTTCGAGATGCATGGGAACGCTGCCTGCACTTCACAAAATCGCGCAAGTTCAAAATGAACCAGGAATCAGTAATGGTTCCGATGGGCGATTGGGCCGATGCCCGCCTCAAATCGCTGGGTAAAAATGATGTAGTCCGCTTCGACTCACAGGTAGGCAGCGGCTTCGGCAAGAACATCGCCAACTGGGCACAACGGACGATGGCTTATCCGACGAACGTCCTGCACTTGGCAACGGAATGTGGCAACAAGAATCACAGCGCAGCGTTTCCACGCGCCTTGCCAGAGTGGTTCATCAAACTCTTCACGGACGAAGGCGATTGGGTGCTGGACCCATTCGCTGGCTCAGGAACGACACTTGAAGTTGCCAAGTCGCTGGGGCGAAACGCGGTCGGAATAGATATCCTTTTTGAATATTGCGAAATGGCACGCGAAACCGTGCTCGGTAACCAGTACCAACTCTTGGAGGAGCGTGCCCGCTATGCCGTTACTAACCAGGAAACAAATGGTCGAGTTCATCGAAAAAAACATTCCAAGCTTCCATCAGAAGCGCCTGGAAAGCCTCGCCGGGCTAAAGCTTGA
- the raiA gene encoding ribosome-associated translation inhibitor RaiA — MNLNITGHHIEVTPALRDYVTSKLGRVIRHFDHVTSAHAVLSVQKLRQKAEITLHVKGKDIFCECDDADLYAAIDALADKLDRQVLKHKEKNFSHDHDKRVAAASGASEQ; from the coding sequence ATGAACCTCAACATCACCGGCCACCATATCGAAGTCACCCCCGCGCTGCGCGACTACGTCACCAGCAAGCTCGGACGGGTCATCCGGCACTTCGACCATGTCACCAGCGCCCATGCGGTGCTGTCGGTGCAGAAACTCAGGCAGAAGGCGGAAATCACCCTGCACGTGAAGGGCAAGGACATCTTCTGCGAATGCGACGACGCCGATCTCTACGCCGCCATCGACGCCTTGGCCGACAAGCTCGACCGCCAGGTGCTCAAGCACAAGGAGAAGAACTTCAGCCACGACCACGACAAGCGTGTTGCCGCCGCAAGTGGGGCTTCAGAGCAGTAA
- the lptB gene encoding LPS export ABC transporter ATP-binding protein has protein sequence MTQLSVFNLRKKYKTRTVVRDISFDVAGGEVVGLLGPNGAGKTTCFYMIVGLVAADGGEIRIRDDEADANLTHMPIHRRAQLGLSYLPQENSVFRKLSVADNVRAVLELQPQLDKDAIEARLDELLQELHITHLRDNKAISLSGGERRRVEIARALATSPRFILLDEPFAGVDPIAVIDIQKIIRFLKERGIGVLITDHNVRETLGICDRATIINEGEVLAAGHPEDIVYNEDVRKVYLGEHFRM, from the coding sequence ATGACCCAGCTCTCGGTCTTCAACCTGCGCAAGAAGTACAAGACGCGCACCGTCGTCCGCGATATCTCCTTCGACGTCGCCGGCGGCGAGGTAGTCGGCCTGCTCGGTCCCAACGGTGCCGGCAAGACCACCTGCTTCTACATGATCGTCGGCCTGGTGGCGGCGGACGGCGGCGAAATCCGCATCCGCGACGACGAGGCCGATGCCAACCTGACCCACATGCCGATCCACCGCCGGGCGCAATTGGGGCTTTCCTACCTGCCCCAGGAAAACTCGGTGTTCCGCAAGCTTTCCGTCGCCGACAATGTCCGCGCCGTGCTGGAACTGCAACCGCAGCTCGACAAGGACGCCATCGAAGCACGTCTCGACGAACTTCTCCAGGAACTGCACATCACCCACCTGCGCGACAACAAGGCGATCTCGCTTTCGGGCGGCGAGCGCCGCCGCGTCGAGATCGCCCGCGCCCTGGCCACCAGCCCTCGATTCATCCTGCTTGACGAGCCCTTCGCCGGCGTCGACCCGATCGCCGTCATCGATATCCAGAAGATCATCCGATTCCTCAAGGAGCGCGGCATCGGCGTGCTGATCACCGACCACAACGTACGCGAGACGCTGGGCATCTGCGACCGCGCCACCATCATCAACGAGGGCGAGGTGCTCGCCGCCGGCCATCCGGAGGACATTGTCTATAATGAGGATGTGCGGAAAGTCTATCTGGGCGAGCACTTCCGCATGTAA
- a CDS encoding RNA polymerase factor sigma-54, giving the protein MKQTLHLKLSQHLALTPQLQQSIRLLQLSTIELNQEIEQALQENPLLEREDGGAMGEGGFTPSSDAMALAQPAAEPAAETPREYDGAADAGAMEAGWGVELSGGHGSRDPNDENDVDAGEIQAAATGLREHLTAQLAMTQLSPRDRQLAAFLIEALDDDGYLAQSLEDLVDGIRDVHDEHDGAAAVEREELIEDLSIALRHLQNFDPPGIAARSPRECLDLQLTSQPASKTRDLARAIVRGHLDQLAGRDFARIRKSLGCTDDDLREAHALIRSLNPRPGAQFTPIDTRYIVPDVVVRKVRGVWKASLNAEALPRLRINRLYADILQRQRKGNGSASAGLAGQLQEAKWLIKNVQQRFDTIARVSQAIVDRQRAFFDHGEVAMRPLTLREIADTVSLHESTISRVTTQKYLASPRGVYELKYFFGSHVATDTGGAASSTAIRALIRQLVGAEDGHKPLSDARIAEILGEQGIVVARRTVAKYRESLNIPPVNLRKTL; this is encoded by the coding sequence ATGAAACAGACCCTCCATCTCAAGCTTTCCCAGCACCTCGCCCTGACGCCGCAATTGCAGCAGTCGATCCGGCTGTTGCAGCTGTCGACCATCGAGCTCAACCAGGAGATCGAACAGGCGCTCCAGGAAAATCCCCTGCTCGAGCGCGAGGACGGCGGGGCGATGGGCGAGGGGGGATTTACGCCTTCGTCGGATGCCATGGCCCTTGCCCAACCGGCTGCCGAGCCCGCCGCCGAGACGCCCCGAGAGTATGACGGTGCCGCCGATGCGGGCGCGATGGAAGCCGGCTGGGGCGTGGAGCTGTCCGGCGGCCACGGTTCGCGCGACCCCAACGACGAAAACGACGTGGACGCCGGCGAGATACAGGCGGCGGCCACCGGCCTGCGCGAACACCTGACCGCGCAGCTCGCCATGACCCAGCTTTCCCCGCGGGATCGGCAACTGGCAGCCTTTCTCATCGAGGCGCTCGACGACGACGGCTATCTCGCCCAGAGTCTGGAAGACCTGGTCGACGGCATCCGCGATGTGCATGATGAACACGACGGGGCCGCCGCCGTCGAACGCGAGGAATTGATCGAGGATTTGTCCATCGCGCTGCGGCATCTGCAGAACTTCGATCCACCGGGCATCGCCGCACGCAGCCCGCGGGAGTGCCTCGATCTCCAACTCACCAGCCAGCCCGCATCAAAGACCCGCGATCTGGCGCGCGCCATCGTGCGCGGCCACCTGGACCAGCTTGCCGGCCGCGACTTCGCCAGGATCAGGAAATCGCTCGGCTGCACGGACGACGATCTGCGCGAGGCCCACGCGTTGATCCGTTCCCTGAATCCCCGACCCGGCGCGCAGTTCACGCCGATCGACACCCGCTACATCGTGCCCGATGTCGTCGTGCGCAAGGTGCGCGGCGTCTGGAAGGCCAGCCTCAACGCCGAGGCGCTGCCCCGGCTGCGCATCAACCGCCTCTACGCCGACATCCTGCAGCGGCAGCGCAAGGGTAACGGTTCGGCTTCCGCCGGCCTGGCGGGCCAGCTGCAGGAAGCGAAATGGTTGATCAAGAACGTGCAGCAGCGCTTCGACACCATCGCCCGCGTTTCACAGGCCATCGTCGACCGCCAGCGCGCCTTCTTCGACCACGGTGAGGTCGCCATGCGGCCGCTGACGCTGCGCGAGATCGCCGACACCGTCAGCCTGCACGAATCCACCATCTCGCGCGTGACGACGCAGAAGTATCTCGCCAGTCCGCGCGGCGTCTATGAACTCAAGTATTTTTTCGGCAGCCACGTCGCCACCGACACCGGCGGGGCCGCCTCTTCCACCGCGATCCGCGCGCTAATCAGGCAGCTGGTGGGCGCCGAAGACGGCCACAAGCCGCTCTCCGACGCCCGGATCGCGGAAATCCTCGGCGAACAGGGTATTGTCGTGGCGCGGCGCACCGTCGCCAAGTACCGGGAATCCTTGAACATCCCGCCGGTCAACCTGCGCAAAACTTTATAA
- the thiL gene encoding thiamine-phosphate kinase: protein MLSEFALIDRYFKRPVRHSVLGVGDDAAIVRPSPGCELLVSTDMLAAGTHFLPDTDPEDLGWKALAVNVSDMAAMGANPRWALLACALPAATEPWISRFATGFFACADAFGIDVIGGDTTKGSMNFCVTIFGEVPQGAALLRSGAKPGDEVWVSGQPGRAALGLAHLQGRAALAEPRLSECLAALHRPQPRVALGLALRGLATAAIDVSDGLLADLGHILEASGVAASLRFAVPPALTIERDCMLSGGDDYELVFTAPAGRNTDIGVLAGALGLALTCIGSVAIGAPGTIDLSDAEGRPVAVESRGYDHFITPSPQSPP from the coding sequence GTGCTCTCGGAATTCGCACTGATCGACCGCTATTTCAAGCGCCCGGTGCGGCACAGCGTGCTGGGCGTCGGCGACGATGCGGCCATCGTCCGCCCCTCCCCCGGCTGCGAGCTGCTCGTATCCACCGACATGCTGGCGGCCGGCACGCACTTCCTGCCCGACACCGACCCCGAAGACCTCGGCTGGAAGGCGCTCGCCGTCAATGTCTCCGACATGGCCGCGATGGGCGCGAATCCGCGATGGGCGCTGCTCGCCTGCGCGCTGCCGGCGGCGACCGAGCCGTGGATCAGCCGGTTCGCCACGGGCTTCTTCGCCTGCGCCGACGCGTTCGGCATCGACGTCATCGGCGGCGACACGACGAAAGGGTCGATGAATTTCTGCGTCACGATTTTCGGCGAGGTTCCGCAAGGAGCGGCGCTGCTGCGCTCGGGCGCCAAACCCGGCGACGAGGTCTGGGTCTCCGGCCAGCCGGGCCGGGCCGCGCTGGGGCTGGCCCATTTGCAGGGCCGCGCCGCGCTGGCCGAACCGCGGCTTTCCGAATGCCTCGCCGCGCTCCACCGCCCGCAGCCGCGTGTGGCGCTGGGGCTGGCCCTGCGCGGACTGGCGACGGCGGCCATCGACGTTTCCGACGGGCTGCTCGCCGACCTCGGCCACATCCTCGAAGCCTCGGGCGTCGCCGCAAGCCTGCGGTTCGCCGTCCCGCCGGCGCTGACTATAGAGCGCGACTGCATGCTTTCCGGCGGCGACGACTACGAGCTGGTTTTCACGGCGCCGGCCGGCCGGAACACCGACATCGGAGTGCTGGCCGGCGCACTCGGGTTGGCGCTCACTTGCATCGGAAGCGTTGCTATTGGCGCCCCCGGCACCATCGACCTCTCCGATGCCGAAGGCCGGCCCGTCGCCGTCGAATCGCGCGGCTACGACCATTTCATCACCCCTTCCCCGCAATCCCCTCCATGA
- a CDS encoding PmeII family type II restriction endonuclease, giving the protein MVEFIEKNIPSFHQKRLESLAGLKLEKVLGRKNPYLFKAKHIETAGELVKQLLDAHLSSQEETVFGDFLETLAIHVCQKTYAGRKSATEGIDLEFDRDGVRYLVSIKSGPNWGNASQVKKMREYFRQARKIVGNKQHLIAVNGCCYGRDSKPEKGDYQKLCGQSFWELISGNDRMYQEIVEPLGHRAKERNEVFHKEYAKVANRFAAEFIRDFCAEDGAIDWGKIVAFNSATIKPPKKLAISEK; this is encoded by the coding sequence ATGGTCGAGTTCATCGAAAAAAACATTCCAAGCTTCCATCAGAAGCGCCTGGAAAGCCTCGCCGGGCTAAAGCTTGAGAAGGTGCTTGGCCGCAAAAACCCGTATCTATTCAAGGCCAAGCATATCGAAACCGCTGGAGAGTTGGTCAAGCAACTACTCGATGCACACCTTTCATCGCAGGAAGAAACCGTCTTCGGAGACTTCCTCGAAACTCTTGCAATCCATGTTTGCCAGAAAACCTATGCTGGCCGAAAGTCTGCCACCGAAGGTATAGACCTCGAATTCGATCGCGATGGAGTACGTTACCTCGTTTCCATCAAGTCCGGCCCAAACTGGGGAAATGCCAGCCAAGTGAAAAAGATGCGCGAGTACTTTCGTCAAGCGCGCAAGATCGTTGGCAACAAGCAGCATTTAATCGCCGTCAATGGCTGTTGCTACGGTCGTGATAGCAAACCGGAGAAAGGTGACTATCAAAAACTGTGCGGGCAATCCTTCTGGGAGCTCATCTCGGGCAATGACCGGATGTATCAGGAAATCGTCGAGCCGCTCGGCCATAGGGCCAAGGAAAGGAACGAGGTATTCCACAAGGAATATGCCAAGGTCGCCAATCGTTTTGCCGCCGAGTTCATTCGTGACTTCTGTGCCGAAGACGGCGCAATAGACTGGGGCAAAATCGTGGCTTTCAACTCGGCAACCATCAAGCCACCCAAGAAACTGGCGATCAGCGAGAAGTAG
- the recA gene encoding recombinase RecA produces MDDNKAKALQAALAQIEKQFGKGSIMKMGEGQIENDLQVVSTGSLGLDIALGIGGLPRGRVVEIYGPESSGKTTLCLHVVAEVQKAGGVAAYIDAENALDPVYAGKLGVNVPDLLISQPDTGEQGLEICDMLVRSGGVDLIVIDSVAALTPKAEIEGEMGDQLPGLQARLMSQALRKLTSNIKRTNTLVIFINQIRMKIGVMFGNPETTTGGNALKFYASVRLDIRRTGAIKSGDEVVGNETKVKVVKNKVAPPFREAHFDILYGEGISREGEIIELGVEHKIVDKSGAWYAYGGEKIGQGKDKTREFLREHPEMAREIENRVREAVGVTALAAAAEAE; encoded by the coding sequence ATGGACGACAACAAAGCCAAGGCCCTCCAGGCCGCCCTCGCGCAGATCGAAAAGCAGTTCGGCAAGGGCTCCATCATGAAAATGGGCGAGGGCCAGATCGAGAACGATCTCCAGGTCGTCTCGACCGGCTCCCTCGGCCTCGACATCGCGCTGGGCATCGGCGGCCTGCCGCGCGGCCGCGTGGTCGAGATTTACGGCCCGGAATCATCGGGCAAGACGACGCTGTGCCTGCATGTGGTGGCCGAAGTGCAAAAGGCCGGTGGCGTCGCGGCCTACATTGACGCCGAAAATGCGCTCGATCCGGTCTATGCCGGCAAGCTGGGCGTCAATGTGCCCGACCTGCTCATCTCCCAGCCGGACACCGGCGAACAGGGCCTCGAAATCTGCGACATGCTGGTGCGCTCCGGCGGCGTTGACCTCATCGTGATCGATTCGGTCGCCGCGCTGACGCCGAAGGCCGAGATCGAGGGCGAGATGGGCGACCAGCTGCCGGGCCTGCAGGCGCGACTCATGTCGCAGGCGCTGCGCAAACTCACTTCCAACATCAAGCGCACCAACACGCTGGTGATCTTCATCAATCAGATCCGCATGAAGATCGGCGTCATGTTCGGCAACCCCGAAACCACCACCGGCGGCAATGCGCTCAAGTTTTACGCCTCGGTGCGCCTGGACATCCGCCGCACAGGGGCCATCAAGAGCGGCGACGAGGTGGTCGGCAACGAAACGAAGGTCAAGGTGGTCAAGAACAAGGTGGCGCCACCCTTCCGCGAGGCCCACTTCGACATCCTCTACGGCGAGGGCATCTCGCGCGAGGGCGAGATCATCGAGCTGGGCGTCGAGCACAAGATCGTCGACAAGTCCGGCGCCTGGTACGCCTACGGCGGCGAGAAAATCGGCCAGGGCAAGGACAAGACCCGCGAGTTCCTGCGCGAGCATCCCGAAATGGCCCGCGAGATCGAGAACAGGGTGCGCGAGGCCGTCGGCGTGACCGCCCTGGCCGCCGCCGCAGAGGCCGAGTGA
- the nusB gene encoding transcription antitermination factor NusB, giving the protein MSKSPRHRAREFVIQGLYQHLVGGQDEAAIRAQAEGVAGFDKSDVALYRMLLSETLDDAGALRESLSPFIDRKWDEISPIERGILLLGACELKHHPETPWRVILNEAIELAKTYGGTDGHKFINGILDKLAPVLRPGEAGK; this is encoded by the coding sequence GTGAGCAAGTCACCCAGGCACCGCGCAAGGGAGTTCGTCATCCAGGGCCTCTACCAGCACCTGGTCGGCGGGCAGGACGAGGCGGCGATCCGGGCGCAGGCCGAAGGCGTGGCCGGCTTCGACAAATCCGATGTCGCGCTCTACCGGATGCTGCTTTCCGAAACCCTGGACGACGCCGGGGCGTTGCGCGAATCGCTTTCGCCCTTCATAGACCGCAAATGGGACGAAATTTCGCCCATCGAGCGCGGCATCCTGCTCCTCGGCGCCTGCGAGCTGAAGCACCACCCGGAAACCCCCTGGCGCGTCATCCTCAACGAGGCCATCGAGCTGGCCAAGACCTACGGCGGCACCGACGGCCACAAGTTCATCAACGGCATCCTCGACAAGCTGGCGCCCGTGCTGCGGCCGGGTGAGGCCGGAAAGTAA
- the ribH gene encoding 6,7-dimethyl-8-ribityllumazine synthase has protein sequence MRELEPDLNGASLRVGVVMARFNSDIGEGLLSGCCHELGRLGVAPGNVTLATVPGALELPLVLQTMAQSGRFDALVALGCVIRGETYHFEIVSNESARGVTDVQLATGIPIANAVLTTENDDQALERMAQKGMEAAQAAVEMANLLRAVK, from the coding sequence ATCCGCGAACTCGAGCCCGACCTGAACGGCGCCAGCCTGCGCGTCGGCGTCGTCATGGCCCGCTTCAACAGCGACATCGGCGAGGGCCTGCTTTCCGGCTGCTGTCATGAGCTCGGCCGGCTGGGCGTCGCCCCCGGCAATGTCACCCTGGCCACCGTGCCCGGCGCCCTGGAGCTTCCGCTGGTCTTGCAGACCATGGCTCAGAGCGGCAGGTTCGACGCCCTGGTGGCGCTGGGCTGCGTGATCCGCGGCGAGACCTACCATTTCGAGATCGTATCCAACGAATCCGCCCGCGGCGTCACCGACGTGCAGCTCGCCACCGGCATCCCCATCGCCAACGCGGTGCTGACCACCGAGAACGACGACCAGGCGCTGGAGCGCATGGCACAGAAGGGCATGGAGGCGGCCCAGGCCGCCGTCGAAATGGCCAACCTGCTGCGTGCGGTGAAGTGA
- a CDS encoding nicotinamide-nucleotide amidohydrolase family protein — protein MDKALADLSVETGWFLSERSLTLATAESCTGGWVAQAVTHTAGSSAWFDRGFVTYSNAAKTAMLGVRPETLEKFGAVSIETAAEMAVGALDNSSALISLAITGIAGPTGGSPDKPVGTVCFAWCLRGKAPVTERRRFHGDREAVRRQSVIHALEGLMGRAKTVPSVP, from the coding sequence ATGGACAAGGCCCTGGCCGACCTCTCGGTGGAAACCGGATGGTTCCTGAGCGAGCGGTCACTTACGCTGGCGACGGCGGAATCCTGCACCGGCGGCTGGGTCGCCCAGGCGGTCACCCACACGGCCGGCAGTTCGGCCTGGTTCGACCGCGGCTTCGTCACCTATTCCAACGCGGCCAAGACGGCGATGCTCGGCGTGCGGCCGGAAACCCTGGAGAAATTCGGCGCGGTGAGCATCGAGACGGCCGCCGAAATGGCCGTCGGCGCCCTCGATAATTCCAGCGCGCTGATTTCATTGGCGATTACGGGCATCGCCGGCCCGACGGGTGGCTCACCGGATAAGCCAGTGGGTACCGTATGCTTTGCTTGGTGCCTGCGCGGCAAGGCGCCGGTCACCGAGCGGCGCCGGTTTCACGGCGACCGCGAGGCGGTCCGGCGGCAATCGGTGATTCACGCACTCGAAGGGCTGATGGGCCGCGCAAAAACTGTGCCATCCGTGCCATAA
- a CDS encoding phosphatidylglycerophosphatase A gives MIIKKTPPPPFRFLFSHPAHFVACGLGSGLSFFAPGTAGTAFAWATYPLLRLAYPADANFALFLALMFAFGIWCCQVTGRHLGMADHGSIVWDEIVPFWAVLMFVPPALAESPHGIYLSLSGAAWQTAAFLLFRFYDIVKPPPADWFDRRFKNGFGVMMDDAAAAAWTVLTLALAKALLERLH, from the coding sequence ATGATCATCAAGAAGACCCCGCCGCCACCCTTCCGCTTCCTTTTCTCCCACCCCGCGCATTTCGTCGCCTGCGGGCTGGGCAGCGGGCTGTCCTTTTTCGCGCCGGGCACCGCGGGCACGGCCTTCGCATGGGCGACCTATCCGCTGCTGCGCCTGGCCTATCCGGCGGATGCCAACTTCGCGCTGTTCCTGGCCCTCATGTTCGCCTTCGGCATCTGGTGCTGCCAGGTCACCGGCCGGCACCTGGGCATGGCCGACCACGGTTCCATCGTCTGGGACGAGATCGTGCCCTTCTGGGCGGTGCTGATGTTCGTGCCGCCCGCCCTGGCCGAATCGCCGCACGGCATCTACCTCTCGCTCTCCGGGGCGGCGTGGCAGACGGCGGCCTTCCTGCTGTTCCGCTTCTACGACATCGTCAAGCCGCCGCCGGCCGACTGGTTCGACCGGCGCTTCAAGAACGGCTTCGGCGTGATGATGGACGATGCCGCCGCCGCCGCCTGGACGGTGCTGACGCTCGCCCTGGCCAAGGCGCTGCTGGAAAGGCTCCACTGA